From Lycorma delicatula isolate Av1 chromosome 13, ASM4794821v1, whole genome shotgun sequence, a single genomic window includes:
- the LOC142334068 gene encoding uncharacterized protein LOC142334068, producing MAELARSMGNLDWLSPHSPSPSSSPSRTTTSTTSSSSLSSRDGKPPYSYASLIRLAISNAPQGKMTLSEIYQYIIQTFPYYRDANTGWKNSIRHNLSLNKCFTKVARPKDDPGKGSYWAIDYSHNQDDVVTRKKVKLPRVSPYSPECSSNSNDNMNAIIRNTKQQQQHMTTVTPAAATPNLSVEEQLHQPNEYTTNTVIDEFTLGDSKEMSAVLTGLLYHYGIEPPERTNTVNDTCVGIDGINKLSPAPCDTSMTTYYQQQEQNYHNMTSYYDQQQHDYLQQHQLQDSTSNRLTTTPLSSCLRQQLQGNSGCNKGNDDIGINSYCTDSGYEDYQRCSSSSSSSAPEQYYTKSATAHGQHHQSHSHVHCLQRQNNPSAVNSCKNENEDGMSRSCCFYGYDNNSYSTTSLTSCEYQTVTPPCDDTAQQYSNSGTDYYQNVSHHHTVGPPAPAAVPVLQPGTYNNNNNSNTNTNLQNQQECFNNNNNSSNSSSSSSSNNDDDNDRCSVNNTSINGTNCRLRDYTNNNSNGIVSSNNNNNSGTSCSLTDYTAESLATVSSYSGTTTVNNNNNNNNSNNYNQNNNNVQSLKDIATGLPTVITVAGTNSRLAVVGSSSSNNNNNNNESSSHSHRSVGDNICGGDEISAWESVLL from the exons ATGGCAGAACTAGCTCGGAGTATGGGCAATCTTGATTGGCTGTCTCCACATTCACCATCTCCATCCTCATCGCCCAGCCGTACTACAACTTCGACTACATCGTCATCATCATTGTCAAGCAGGGATGGAAAACCACCGTATAG CTATGCAAGTCTAATTCGTCTTGCGATAAGCAATGCTCCACAAGGAAAGATGACATTGTCTGAAATTTATCAGTATATTATACAGACATTTCCTTATTACAGGGATGCTAATACTGGTTGGAAG aattccaTAAGgcacaatttatcattaaataaatgttttacgaaGGTAGCTCGGCCAAAAGATGATCCTGGTAAAGGATCATATTGGGCAATTGATTATTCTCACAACCAGGATGATGTTGTaactagaaaaaaagttaaattgccAAGG GTGTCACCGTACAGTCCTGAATGTAGCAGCAACAGCAACGATAATATGAATGCGATAATACGCAAtaccaaacagcaacagcaacaTATGACAACAGTGACACCCGCAGCTGCAACTCCTAATCTGTCTGTTGAGGAACAATTGCATCAGCCTAATGAATATACTACAAATACTG TTATCGATGAATTTACGTTAGGCGATAGCAAAGAGATGTCTGCTGTTTTGACTGGATTGCTCTATCATTACGGCATTGAACCACCAGAACGTACAAATACCGTTAATGATACATGTGTCGGCATAGatggaattaataaattatcaccgGCACCGTGTGATACGTCGATGACAACTTATTATCAACAACAGGagcaaaattatcataatatgaCATCATATTATGATCAGCAACAGCACGATTATTTACAGCAGCATCAATTACAAGATTCTACAAGTAATCGATTAACGACAACACCATTATCGTCTTGTTTGAGGCAGCAACTACAGGGGAATAGTGGCTGTAATAAGGGAAATGATGATATTGGCATTAACAG TTATTGTACTGATAGTGGTTATGAAGATTATCAGCGGTGTTCATCATCATCGTCGTCTTCAGCTCCAGAACAATACTATACAAAATCGGCAACAGCTCACGGTCAACACCATCAAAGTCACAGTCATGTACATTGTCTTCAGCGGCAAAACAATCCATCGGCTGTGAACAGCTGCAAAAATGAAAACGAAGATGGAATGAGTCGTAGTTGTTGTTTTTACGGTTACGATAATAATAGTTATAGTACAACATCTTTGACATCATGCGAGTACCAGACGGTGACACCACCTTGTGATGATACAGCACAACAGTACAGTAACAGTGGTACAGATTATTATCAAAATGTAAGCCATCACCATACGGTCGGACCACCAGCGCCGGCTGCTGTGCCTGTTTTACAGCCTGGtacttataacaataataataatagtaatactaatactaatttaCAAAACCAACAAGAgtgctttaataataataataatagtagtaatagtagtagtagtagtagtagtaataatgatgatgataatgatagaTGTAGTGTTAATAATACTAGCATAAATGGTACCAATTGTAGGTTACGCGactatactaataataatagtaatggtatagtaagcagtaataataataataattctggtACTAGTTGTAGTTTAACAGACTATACAGCTGAAAGTTTGGCTACAGTGTCTTCATACAGCGGTACcactacagtaaataataataataataacaataatagtaataattataaccaaaataataataatgtgcagTCTCTTAAAGATATTGCGACAGGTTTACCAACTGTTATAACAGTGGCTGGTACAAATTCAAGGCTGGCAGTGgttggtagtagtagtagtaataataataataataataatgaaagtagtAGTCATAGTCATAGGAGTGTTGGTGATAATATTTGTGGTGGAGATGAAATTAGTGCATGGGAATCAGTATTGTTATAG